The following are encoded together in the Mycteria americana isolate JAX WOST 10 ecotype Jacksonville Zoo and Gardens chromosome 2, USCA_MyAme_1.0, whole genome shotgun sequence genome:
- the LOC142406391 gene encoding ATPase family AAA domain-containing protein 2-like isoform X1: MNRTEVESAQDSSMEENENVLQERQKNGNEYRSGTENERERVLLVAKSASERKSVMLPEHSDLRKESEMPDCQIAESSEDGDSNDSWVHRMTRVRRSRVEEQQVIGVEKAVEVLRQPVIVDYYELKQLLHFVTVVTKNFNVFHLEKLYAVLSQCIYQHREDYDKTELVKSALKKNPPLLLGPGHLDLFFHI; the protein is encoded by the exons ATGAATCGCACTGAGGTTGAGTCCGCACAGGATTCTtctatggaagaaaatgaaaacgtACTTCAAGAACGACAGAAAAATGGGAATGAATATAGATCtgggacagaaaatgaaagagagagagttCTCCTTGTGGCTAAATCTGCATCTGAAAGGAAGAGTGTCATGCTTCCTGAACATTCAGACCTAAGAAAGGAGAGTGAAATGCCAGATTGCCAAATAGCAGAAAGTTCTGAAGACGGAGATTCAAATG ATTCATGGGTACACCGTATGACTCGTGTGAGACGTTCTCGGGTAGAAGAGCAACAGGTGATAGGTGTCGAGAAAGCAGTGGAAGTTCTCAGACAGCCAGTGATTGTGGATTACTATGAGCTCAAA caactgTTGCATTTTGTCACTGTGGTAACTAAGAACTTCAATGTATTTCACTTGGAAAAACTATATGCTGTTCTTAGTCAGTGCATTTACCAACATCGGGAAGATTACGACAAAACTGAATTAGTGAAG TCTGCCTTAAAAAAGAACCCGCCTCTTCTCCTTGGCCCTGGTCATCTCGATCTCTTCTTCCACATCTGA
- the LOC142406391 gene encoding ATPase family AAA domain-containing protein 2-like isoform X2, with product MNRTEVESAQDSSMEENENVLQERQKNGNEYRSGTENERERVLLVAKSASERKSVMLPEHSDLRKESEMPDCQIAESSEDGDSNDSWVHRMTRVRRSRVEEQQVIGVEKAVEVLRQPVIVDYYELKQLLHFVTVVTKNFNVFHLEKLYAVLSQCIYQHREDYDKTELVKDMKKEIAAFSYAH from the exons ATGAATCGCACTGAGGTTGAGTCCGCACAGGATTCTtctatggaagaaaatgaaaacgtACTTCAAGAACGACAGAAAAATGGGAATGAATATAGATCtgggacagaaaatgaaagagagagagttCTCCTTGTGGCTAAATCTGCATCTGAAAGGAAGAGTGTCATGCTTCCTGAACATTCAGACCTAAGAAAGGAGAGTGAAATGCCAGATTGCCAAATAGCAGAAAGTTCTGAAGACGGAGATTCAAATG ATTCATGGGTACACCGTATGACTCGTGTGAGACGTTCTCGGGTAGAAGAGCAACAGGTGATAGGTGTCGAGAAAGCAGTGGAAGTTCTCAGACAGCCAGTGATTGTGGATTACTATGAGCTCAAA caactgTTGCATTTTGTCACTGTGGTAACTAAGAACTTCAATGTATTTCACTTGGAAAAACTATATGCTGTTCTTAGTCAGTGCATTTACCAACATCGGGAAGATTACGACAAAACTGAATTAGTGAAG
- the LOC142406528 gene encoding ATPase family AAA domain-containing protein 2-like gives MNKPENSPWPVFRPVIRSDLACGSQMCTSVVRLPHRAARELLEPQESIVSSEESEEKEDDDGEDTRKRYDFRQRKTVERYQAPLEKPRQRKIYFSGRSSPVRQRYSFRSAQAQGSCCKRTNRRRHAVHNSDSTSSSSSDDEERFERRRKHSHNRDLRRCLPLNFGKDELKGIHKDRMKIGASLADVDPMQIDCSVRFDGVGGLSDHISALKEMVVFPLLYPEVFERFKIQPPRGCLFYGPPGTGKTLVARALANECSQGDRRIAFFMRKGADCLSKWVGESERQLRLLFDQAYQMRPSIIFFDEIDGLAPVRSSKQDQIHSSIVSTLLALMDGLDSRGEIVVIGATNRLDSIDPALRRPGRFDREFLFSLPNKEARKEIFKIHTRDWTPKPLDMFLEELAEKCVGYCGADIKSLCAEAALCALRRRYPQIYKSSEKLQLDIASIKITAKDFVMAMQKTVPASQRAVASPGRALSPVSKPLLENTLARILQALQRVFPHAELALKKDQQQDSLNHILRNDAIDSDEESPSIFEDKPTHKMPGRQKEEFLNFSRNAYYQPTSCRPRLLLVGGPGHGQASHLAPAVIHALEKFPVYTLDLSVLFVSITTPEETCAQIKELFINDYEEVFKIELPNNDERRMFFEDLVVNEAAKPPASKNNAAWQTLEVLPVAPPPKPRQLTEEEIRRLEEQEEDTLRELRIFLREVTHRLAVDRRFRAFTKPVDPEEVPDYDAVIKQPMDLSAILSKIDLHQYLTAADFLKDIDLICSNALEYNPDKDPGDRLIRHRACTLRDTAYAIVREEMDEDFEQRCEEIQESRKKRGCSSSKYAPSYYHVMPKQNSVPGCKKTDQKCNEKTKMPAAPIDSSTPRSNGKLHFIQNFLGEGAKVTDTFCVLVT, from the exons ATGAACAAGCCAGAGAACAGTCCGTGGCCTGTGTTTAGGCCTGTTATTCGTTCAGACCTAGCCTGTGGCTCCCAGATGTGCACCTCGGTGGTCAGACTTCCTCATAGAGCAGCCAGAGAACTCTTGGAGCCACAGGAGTCCA TAGTTtcatcagaagaaagtgaagagaaaGAAGATGATGATGGTGAAGACACTCGAAAGCGTTATGACTTTCGACAGAGGAAAACCGTTGAGCGCTATCAAGCTCCATTGGAAA AACCAAGACAACGTAAGATATATTTTTCGGGCCGGTCTTCACCTGTCAGACAGAGATACTCATTTAGAAGTGCTCAGGCACAAGGCTCTTGCTGCAAAAGAACTAACAG ACGGAGACATGCAGTCCACAACAGTGATTCcacatcctcatcctcatctgaTGATGAAGAGCGTTTTGAGAGGCGTAGGAAGCACAGCCATAACAGAGATTTAAGAAG GTGTCTTCCATTAAATTTTGGGAAAGATGAGTTAAAGGGAATTCACAAGGATCGAATGAAGATTGGAGCAAGTCTGGCTGATGTTGATCCAATGCAAATAGATTGTTCA GTACGATTTGATGGTGTTGGTGGTCTTTCTGACcacatttcagctttaaaagagATGGTCGTTTTTCCATTGCTTTACCCAGAAGTCTTTGAGAGATTCAAAATTCAACCTCCAAG AGGCTGTCTATTCTATGGTCCACCAGGGACTGGAAAGACACTGGTTGCTCGTGCACTTGCTAATGAATGTAGCCAAGGTGACAGGAGAATAGCCTTTTTTATGAGAAAAGGTGCTGACTGCCTGAGTAAATGGGTGGGGGAATCTGAAAGACAGCTTCGTTTATTATTTGATCAG GCCTACCAGATGCGaccttcaattattttctttgatgaGATAGATGGTCTTGCTCCCGTGCGGTCCAGTAAACAGGACCAAATTCATAG CTCTATTGTATCAACACTTCTGGCACTTATGGATGGCTTAGACAGCAGAGGAGAGATTGTGGTAATCGGAGCCACCAACAGACTGGATTCTATAGATCCTGCTTTACGAAGACCTGGACGCTTTGATCGAGAGTTCCTCTTCAGCTTGCCAAATAAAGAG GCTAGAAAAGAGATTTTCAAGATTCACACACGAGACTGGACCCCTAAGCCATTGGACATGTTTCTTGAAGAGCTAGCTGAAAAATGTGTTG GATACTGTGGTGCTGATATTAAATCCTTATGTGCTGAAGCTGCCCTCTGTGCTTTGCGCCGCCGCTATCCTCAGATATACAAAAGTAGTGAGAAACTGCAGTTAGATATCGCTTctattaaaataacagcaaaggaTTTTGTCATGGCTATGCAGAAGACTGTTCCAGCTTCACAGAGGGCTGTGGCTTCACCTGGGCGAGCACTATCACCTGTTTCAAAACCACTGCTTGAAAACACACTAGCAAGAATTTTACAAGCCTTGCAGAGAGTATTTCCCCATGCAGAGCTTGCACTAAAGAAGGACCAACAGCAAG ACagtttaaatcatattttaagaAATGATGCAATTGACAGTGACGAGGAATCACCATCAATCTTTGAAGATAAGCCAACACATAAAATGCCTGGTAGACAAAAGGAAGAATTCCTCAATTTTAGCAG AAATGCTTATTACCAGCCAACATCTTGCAGGCCACGGCTCTTACTAGTTGGAGGGCCAGGACATGGGCAAGCTTCTCATTTGGCACCTGCAGTAATACATGCCCTGGAAAAGTTTCCAGTTTATACACTAGACCTATCTGTTTTGTTTGTTAGCATCACAACTCCGGAAGAAACATGTGCACAg ATAAAAGAATTGTTTATTAATGATTATGAAGAAGTTTTCAAAATTGAGTTGCCTAATAATGAtgaaagaagaatgttttttGAGGACTTAGTTGTAAATGAAGCTGCTAAACCTCCTGCATCAAAAAACAACGCAG CTTGGCAGACATTGGAAGTATTGCCTGTAGCACCGCCGCCTAAGCCTCGACAgctgacagaggaagaaataagacggctggaggagcaggaggaggataCGTTGCGTGAACTTAGGATTTTCTTAAGGGAAGTGACTCATAGACTTGCTGTTGACAGGCGTTTCAGAGCATTTACAAAGCCTGTTGACCCAGAGGAG GTACCCGATTATGACGCAGTTATTAAACAGCCCATGGACCTTTCAGCAATTCTTTCTAAAATTGACTTGCACCAGTACCTAACTGCAGCAGATTTTCTAAAAGACATTGATCTAATCTGTAGCAATGCTTTAGAGTACAACCCAGATAAAGATCCTGGAG ATCGTCTCATTAGGCACAGAGCTTGTACTTTGAGAGATACTGCATATGCCATAGTGAGGGAAGAAATGGATGAAGATTTTGAACAACGCTGTGAAGAAATTCAAGAATCTCGTAAGAAAAGAG GTTGTAGCTCTTCGAAGTATGCTCCATCTTACTACCATGTAATGCCAAAGCAGAACTCTGTTCCTGGGTGTAAGAAAACAGACCAAAAGTGTAACGAAAAAACGAAGATGCCAGCAGCACCTATAGATTCCAGTACACCCCGCTCTAACGGCAAGTTGCATTTTATTCAAAACTTTCTTGGAGAAGGTGCTAAAGTCACTGATACCTTCTGTGTTCTTGTGACATAA